The DNA window GGGATGAAATTATTCGTCAAAATAAGATAGTTGAGGAGAACTTTTCtgggaagaacaagaagctgagGGAGGAATAGGTTGGTTACAGCCAAGTCAGGAGACGTTTTCTAGAACTACAACTCCTGCGTCTTGGGCCCGGCATTAGAATCGGATGTAGGTGGCTATATTCGGCTTCACTGGAATTATGACCGCATTTCATTTATTATCCTTGCACATAACGGCTTTGCTTAAGCCCGGCGAACGGACCAGTTGCCTATAATCTGCACCGCATAAAGGCCCCTCCAAAATTATGGTCAGGAGAAAACGGTCGAGCTGCGGAATTTGAACCCTAGCCGCCGATCCTCGATGCAACGCCCCCTGCAGCGGGGGTTTCGATGGTTCTGGTTGGTGCATGTAACGGCGTGCGGCTCAACGCCCCGGTTATGTACTCTGATCCCGCGGGAGTGGAACCCGGGCCAAGCTCTATGTTCGGGGATGGGCGGAAAGGCAGCTAGTGTGAGCGGAGGCTATGCCGTTCGTGGTAGTTGGTCTGGTTGCTCGTTGAGGTGGTATTGCACTGCCTGCTATGCCATGTGTGAGCCAAGCCTGTAGATTCTGCACTCGACGTTGCGTCTGGTAGCTATTGGCTCTGTATGTATAATGGGGAGTTGGTGGTGCAGTTGACCCCTGACTTGTTCTGGACTGAATGCCGAGGTCGTTACATCCAACGAGACCTCCCCTGGTTTAAATCGGGATACTGAGAGATTCTACTCCGTTTTGATGGATAGATAAATAGCAAGTTGCAGCCGACTTATGCTGTACCTCACCATCCATTCATTACAGTCATTCCTTCATTCTCCCTCGTTGACCCACCACGGCCACAGGGACGTCATTCATTTATAACACTCTTTGATTGGATCTCACTTAACAAATCATGAGACACGCCTTCTTTGCCGGCCTTCTGGCCGCCCCAGCTTCCGTGTGCGCCGTGGCCCTCACAGGCTACGAGTACATCGTCGTTGGCTCCGGCGCCGGAGGAGGTCCTCTGGCTGCTCGTCTCGCACTGGCTGGTCACAAGACCCTTCTCATCGAAGCCGGTGACGACTATGCCTCTCTCAACTACACTGTTCCTGCCTACTCTGCCAATGCGTCCGAGGATCCTGAGATCTCGTGGAACTTTTTTGTTCGTCACTACGCTGATGATGAGCGACAAGCTCGTGACTACAAGACCACTTACGATACTCCCAACGGAGAGTACACTGGTCTCAACCCCCCTGAGGGcgctgagatgaagggtACTCTGTATCCCCGCACCCAAGCTCTTGGTGGCTGCACGGCTCACAATGCTTTGATCGCCGTGTACCCCCACCAGTCTGACTTTGAGTACATCGCCTCTCTGACCGGTGATGAGTCCTGGTCAGCGGATAACATGCGCAAGTACTttgtcaaggctgaggacaACAACTACCGCCCTGCAGGCGAGGCTGGCCACGGCTACGATGGCTGGCTCAGCACCGAGACTGCTCCCCTCAGCATTCCCCTCAACGACGAGCAGCTTTTCAGCATTCTCGGCGGAGGTGCCGTTGCTCTGACTGAGATGAGTGGCAAGAACATCACCTTGGATGGTCTGCTTGCCGACGATGCCAATGCCGATACTCTGGCTCGTGACCAGGAGGCTGGTTTCTACCAGATCCCTCTGTCTACCAAGGATGCTAGCCGTATTGGACCCCGTGAGTTCATTCTTTCTGTCCGCGATGCCAAGCACCCCAACGGCACCAAGAAGTATCCCCTCGATGTCCGAACCAACTGCTACGTCACCAAGGTCACTTTCGATGACTCCAAGCCCCCTCGTGCCAATGGCGTTGAGTTCCTTGACGGCAAGCATCTCTACAAGGCCAGCCCTCTTGCTACCGGTGCTGCTGGTACTCCTGGCAACGCCACTGCTTCTCGTGAGGTTGTCGTCGCCGGTGGTGTTTACAACACTCCTCAGATTCTCAAGCTTAGCGGTATCGGACCTgctgatgagctgaagaagttcGACATCCCCGTTGTTTCTGACCTTCCCGGTGTCGGTACCAACCTGCAGGATCACTATGAGATCTCCGTCCAGGGAACTCTCGAGAACAACTTCACATCTTTCGATGGCTGCACCTTCGGTCTCTACACTGATGAGGACCCTTGTGTCGACCGCTGGAGAGCTCCCGTTGATGGCGATCACGGCATCTACTCTTCTTCCGGTCTTGCTGCCTCCATGTTCTACAAGAGCTCCactgctgagaaggacaaCTTTGACATCTTCGCCTTCGGTGGTCCCGTCAACTTCAGAGGGTACTTCCCTCAGTACGCCGTCAACGCCACCATCGAGCACAACTGGTTCTCATGGGCCATCCTCAAGGCTCACCCCCGCAACACCGCTGGTGAAGTCCTCCTCAAGTCCGCTGATCCTCTCGACATGCCTGCCATCACCTTCAACTACTTCGACACTGGAAACGGCGACTCCTCTGCTGATCTCCAGGCCCTGTACGAGGCCGTCGAGCTTACCCGGAGCGCACTGGCCAACCAGCCTGTCAACGTCACTGAGGTTCTTCCCGGTGCTGGTGTCACTTCTCAGAAGGACATCGAGACTTATGTCAAGGATGTTGCTTGGGGTCACCACGCTTCCTCGACTTGCCCcattggtgctgatgatgacaagaTGGCGGTTCTCGATTCCAAGTTCCGAGTTCGAGGTGTCGCTGGTCTTCGTGTTGTTGATGCTTCGGTTTACCCTCGCATTCCTGGTACCTTCACGGCTGTGTCGACCTACATggttgctgagaaggccgcTGATGTCATgctggctgagcttgaggaatAGATGATTATGAGACAAGTGGTCGTAATGTATATTAATGTTGAGCTGATCTTAGACGAAGACTAATACCAAGTAATGTTTGAGATATATACTACTCTGCCTCATGAAATGGTGAATTTTTGGTGCTAATCTACTAACTGTAATTGATCTGACTGTTTCCCTTGAATTCACTCAAGAGCTGCCTCTTGTCTGGTCTATCTAAGCAAAGCCGAGGTTCAGTGTATACTTCAGCGGTGTCTTGCCTGTGATGTAAACATGGCTCCCTTGTAAGGTGAGATTACCGCCGTGCCAACTGTATTGCTcaccagcatcagcagcGATTAGTCCCTTTCCATTCCCTGGCCCAAACGTGATCTTATCATCGCCCATACTGTACTCTCCCTTTCCTTCAATGAGATGGTATATAGTTGTGTTGTCGCTATCAAGAATCTCTTTCACTCCCTTGAACTTTCCACCCTCTCTGAAGGTCAGTTCAAAGGTCAACTCGACGTTGTCCTCTCCTGTAACCTCAAAATCGAGATCATATCCCTTCTTCGTCGGCTTGATCTCAACATCGGTCTTGAGACGACGAACGCTGGTTGGGCGGTTCGTAAAGTCAAGCATAGCGTAAAAACGGCCATCGACCGACTTGGACAGCGCATATGTCCCGTTGTCGTCGCGTTTGTCGGCTggaataggtaggtagtatgGAACTTCGATCTCGCTCCCCAAGCTGATGGTACCATCCTTGGATAGCTCAACACCATTTGACCGGAAGTTACCCATGCTGAAAAAGCTAGCACTAAGTCGCACGGCTTCAAGAACAGCCTTTCCGTTCCAGGCTCGGAACATCGTCGGATTCGTCGAAAGGCCCGAACCCATTCGGTTGTAGAACTCGGCCTTCTTTCCGTCCATGGTATACCAATCCGACCCACCAAATGCTGACACTGTGAGCTTTCCACGCCTAGCTCGCACGAGACCTGCTGACTTGTAGTGCTTCTTGAAGTCGGAGAATGGTTGCTTTGGCTTGGGCAATTCTGCTGCCAGCTCAGGGCGTTCTATGAGGTTGCCTAGAAAGTCGCCCAATTGCGCTCCAACTCGCTTCTCGATGAGACGAGCCATTGCAGCGAACCGGCCGTTTTTGTCCAGCAGAGCAAGCTCGCGAAATTGGGGATAAAAGTTGCCCATGTTGTCCCCTGGGGGCTGAGACTGGTCCTGTCGACGACTTTGAATCGTCTCCATCTCACCGTTTGGCTCGGCATGCTCAATGGAAAGCTCAAGGTTTTTGCGGACAAAGCTGACCAATTCTGTGTAATTAAGCTCGTGAGCCACCGTCAATAGAGAAGGGTTCGACACGGCCGAGTAGTAATTTGGGCTGCGTTCCGAGTAGATGCCATCAGCGTCGATGTCAACGCCCTCTGCAAGCCACTCATCGATCCTCTCAATCAAGCTCGGGTCctcgatgatgttggagatgcGTGCCAAAGCGCTGCAAATCTTCCATCTATGATTGGGGGTATGAATCCCGCCCTTTGCAAGACCAGGTGCAGCCTTTTTGAGAATACCTCGCATGGCTTTGGCGAAAGGTTGCGACGCCTCGTGATCGTCGCGTTCGAGGATGCGTACCATGATACCAAAGTCTTCGATCAAGAAGCCAGTGTCTGGCGGGGAGTGTCTATTGCCGACAGTATAAGTCCCGTCGTCATGCTGGACCTTTACCAGCACAGAGAGCATCTCCTCGATATGTGGCAACAGAGATTCATCGTGGTAGTAGGTCGAGTTTGGCCAGACAAATGGTGTGACGAGTCGACGAACCTCACGCGTCAGTGATCTCGGTGAGCCAGTCAATGAGGCATTTTTACCGTCAATAACTGTCTGTACCTGAGCATCAGCAGACTTGGTGAGAAGCTTTAGACTCGTCCAATCCTTGGCTGGAGTAGAAGCGGCAGTGGCGGTGATGGCAAGCAACGCCACGCCTGCTGCCCTAAGGGCACTCGACATACGCAAAAGATGCATTAGAGCGCGACAAGACTGGGAATCCGTGCACTCCCTACATGACGAGAATCAGCGCATGGTTCGAGCTTAAATAAGTAAACAAAATCTGCCAAGCCCGAGGTTCGGTGCCTGATATACCGATTACAGCAGCAATCGGCTTCATGAAGAGCTGCCGAAGTCCACTTCCCCGCGGGGAAGGCTTCAGTACAGGTTAGATCCTGTGGGGGTGTTGTTGGCTAGCACGATTAAGCTTAACCTTAGTAAATGACGATGGACATTGGGGGATCGTTCGGACAAGTGTCCGAAGGAGGGAATTTTGGGTACAATGCAGTCCTTTCTCGCTAGTAGCATGACAGTGGCGAAGTTTCTAGAGATCGATTAGTTTTCAAAGTTTGGTCCTAGCAGTTGGTCATGTTATTTGGCTTATGGTTGAAGTTTTATGGCTTCTCGCCGTTTACAGTGTTTGTGGCGTTGTAAAATGGTATAGCTTTAATGAAAAATGATATAGTAGACAATATCTGTTGAATGTATCTTTATAGCATCGGTTGTTCATTAACATACGACCTGGTGATCAGTAAATAGTCGTGCTGAAAATATCTTCGTTTTTGTATTTACCCGGTAGCAAGTCTGTTGACTTTCGGAGCTGACTCGGCCGAGCCGAGTTGGGTCGGCTTTCGACCAACAAGCGTCGCTGCAGATCATTTATAATCATTTGAATTTATCTGAATTGACTCAAAGTCAACGAAACTCTCTTTGAAATTTCAACAGAAACCTCTCAGACTGCAAAAGACCATTCATTCAATTGACATGATTCCCACTATGCGTTCGCTTGGCCGCACGGCTCGTAGGGTTCCGCTGCATGgaaaatcatcaacaccctccCTGTTAGTCATGGACGACTATCTTCGGATTTCAGCGAAACATTTTGAGCACTTGCAGCCTTCAAAACTACAAGTTGACGTATCTGATACCTACCTTCCTCAGCGAACTGCAGAGGAAAAAGGAAGTTTGGTAAAGAAGCTCTACCCATACGAAATCATCTCTACCATGCGTGAGCGAACCCCGTTCTCTGGGGAGCTACTACGCCAACTGCCCAACTTGAAGTTACTGTTATGTACCGGTACTCAGTTTGAGACCTTTGATCTAGAGACAGCCAAGGATCTGGGAATCACTGTCGCTTCAGCGCTAGGTCGGGGGCGGAGTGATGGAACGCAGCATAAGCAGGACATCCGCAAAGGAGGAAGCCATCCTGCCACTCATCATACCTGGGCCATgattcttgctcttgctaGAAACATTGCGACAGATGATGCTTCCATCAAAGCTGGTGGATGGCAATCAGATATGGCCATTGGTCTATCCGGAAAGACTCTGGGAGTTGTTGGTCTGGGAAGGCTAGGAGCAGCAGTGGCGAGAATCGGGTCTTTGGCCTTTGGTATGAAGATCAAGTGCTGGAGCAGCAGCTTGGACCAATCCAGGGCTGATGAAATGACTGCTAAGCTTGGCTTGCCTATTGtggacgaggatggcgacAAGACCTTTGAGGCAGTGAGCAAAGAAGAGCTTTTTGCAACTGCTGATGTCGTCACTCTGCACTATGTTTTGAGTGAACGCTCCCGTGGTATTGTTGGCGCCAAGGAActcaaggcgatgaagaagtcggCGTTGCTGGTTAATACCTCGCGTGGTGCACTCATCGACGAGACGGCACTGCTCGAAGCAGCGAATGACGGTTCCATCCGCGGCGTGGCACTGGATGTCTTTGAGTCTGAGCCTCTGCCTGCAGATAGCCCATGGCGTTCTCAGGACTGGGGAAAAGGTAAGAGTCGGGTTCTGTTAACGCCGCACATGGGGTACGTGGAGGAGGGTAT is part of the Fusarium fujikuroi IMI 58289 draft genome, chromosome FFUJ_chr07 genome and encodes:
- a CDS encoding related to choline dehydrogenase, producing the protein MRHAFFAGLLAAPASVCAVALTGYEYIVVGSGAGGGPLAARLALAGHKTLLIEAGDDYASLNYTVPAYSANASEDPEISWNFFVRHYADDERQARDYKTTYDTPNGEYTGLNPPEGAEMKGTLYPRTQALGGCTAHNALIAVYPHQSDFEYIASLTGDESWSADNMRKYFVKAEDNNYRPAGEAGHGYDGWLSTETAPLSIPLNDEQLFSILGGGAVALTEMSGKNITLDGLLADDANADTLARDQEAGFYQIPLSTKDASRIGPREFILSVRDAKHPNGTKKYPLDVRTNCYVTKVTFDDSKPPRANGVEFLDGKHLYKASPLATGAAGTPGNATASREVVVAGGVYNTPQILKLSGIGPADELKKFDIPVVSDLPGVGTNLQDHYEISVQGTLENNFTSFDGCTFGLYTDEDPCVDRWRAPVDGDHGIYSSSGLAASMFYKSSTAEKDNFDIFAFGGPVNFRGYFPQYAVNATIEHNWFSWAILKAHPRNTAGEVLLKSADPLDMPAITFNYFDTGNGDSSADLQALYEAVELTRSALANQPVNVTEVLPGAGVTSQKDIETYVKDVAWGHHASSTCPIGADDDKMAVLDSKFRVRGVAGLRVVDASVYPRIPGTFTAVSTYMVAEKAADVMLAELEE
- a CDS encoding related to 2-hydroxyacid dehydrogenase; translated protein: MRSLGRTARRVPLHGKSSTPSLLVMDDYLRISAKHFEHLQPSKLQVDVSDTYLPQRTAEEKGSLVKKLYPYEIISTMRERTPFSGELLRQLPNLKLLLCTGTQFETFDLETAKDLGITVASALGRGRSDGTQHKQDIRKGGSHPATHHTWAMILALARNIATDDASIKAGGWQSDMAIGLSGKTLGVVGLGRLGAAVARIGSLAFGMKIKCWSSSLDQSRADEMTAKLGLPIVDEDGDKTFEAVSKEELFATADVVTLHYVLSERSRGIVGAKELKAMKKSALLVNTSRGALIDETALLEAANDGSIRGVALDVFESEPLPADSPWRSQDWGKGKSRVLLTPHMGYVEEGIMNNWYAEQAENVERWLDGKDVLYQLV